A genomic window from Fusarium oxysporum Fo47 chromosome X, complete sequence includes:
- a CDS encoding major facilitator superfamily domain-containing protein, whose amino-acid sequence INLTIISYLVVAGMAPVFIGDIADQSGRKPVYILMFLLMLAVNLGMANLTRWIVLLVLRMILSAGASGMVSVAYGVVADITTAGERGSFIETIFLFTIMGPRLGPVLGGILAEKLGWRWIFWFLSILTGGSLVILALLLPETQRKIVGDGSLLARGIYWSVVSPKALRSTRQSQGDAEPCEKRGCRFPNPLTCLPVLMDKGSLFLILIGALQYVNVMTLQTSLASLSIEIYNLNYLQAGFIYIPCGVYLAVSAKVTGKLESSTLTTVAD is encoded by the exons ataaacCTTACTATTATATCCTACCTAGTAGTCGCGGGCATGGCGCCCGTGTTCATAGGCGATATTGCAGACCAGAGCGGCCGCAAACCCGTGTACATCCTCATGTTCCTGCTCATGCTGGCGGTGAACCTGGGCATGGCGAATCTGACTAGGTGGATCGTACTGCTGGTGCTGAGGATGATACTGAGCGCGGGGGCTTCAGGTATGGTGAGCGTCGCGTATGGTGTTGTTGCGGATATTACGACTGCTGGGGAGAGGGGGTCGTTTATCGAGACGATCTTTTTGTT CACTATAATGGGGCCGAGGTTGGGGCCTGTATTGGGAGGTATACTTGCAGAGAAACTCGGCTGGCGCTGGATCTTTTGGTTCCTCTCTATCCTCACTGGAGGAAGCCTCGTGATACTAGCCCTCCTTCTTCCCGAGACGCAGAGAAAGATTGTCGGAGATGGAAGTCTGCTAGCCAGAGGGATATACTGGAGTGTGGTATCCCCAAAGGCCTTAAGGTCAACTCGGCAGAGCCAAGGAGATGCCGAGCCTTGTGAGAAGAGAGGCTGCCGATTCCCTAACCCTCTTACCTGCCTCCCCGTGCTCATGGACAAGGGGTCTCTCTTCTTAATCCTGATCGGAGCTTTGCAGTATGTCAATGTGATGACGCTGCAGACGTCGCTTGCATCGCTGAGCATCGAGATATATAACCTGAACTACCTGCAGGCAGGCTTTATCTACATCCCCTGTGGAGTATACCTAGCAGTGTCTGCAAAAGTCACAGGTAAACTTGAGTCGAGCACCCTAACCACAGTAGCTGATTAA
- a CDS encoding heterokaryon incompatibility protein-domain-containing protein encodes MDPAHRQGEIGAQCQVYQPLSPRQTRTLRVHPSADSDVEIECDLFTVDLKKKSGATVAGSSKKAGYEALSYTWGDPEPTKRILVNGLPFWIAANLFAALRQLRLPERPRVLWADAICINQNDLIEKAGQVGMMFSIYLKALLKTYGREGIGGIRGEVEGPRARRAATKLIETKPWFQRTWTRQEVHAAHKVHVACGSQECSFEDFQFVMDRLLPDMDEIRDTFRPHRDPRERALSARRAYVFFKQHCENDMYTEEGGFHQAWFRMIMRSSLYEATLPQDKVFAVLGIIGEMTKEAYDVTEGFPEIDYSKSVSTVFESFQKHTINISQTLASLQIFYDRDAVGQDLPSWAIDLR; translated from the exons ATGGATCCAGCCCATCGTCAAGGAGAAATTGGGGCACAATGCCAGGTATATCAACCATTGAGCCCTCGGCAGACAAGAACGCTTCGAGTTCATCCTTCGGCCGACTCCgatgttgagattgaatGCGACCTGTTCACGGTAGACCTCAAGAAGAAATCAGGCGCAACAGTTGCGGGAAGCTCCAAGAAGGCCGGGTACGAGGCATTATCGTACACTTGGGGGGATCCCGAGCCAACCAAGAGAATCTTGGTAAATGGGCTACCGTTCTGGATCGCTGCAAATCTCTTCGCGGCGTTGAGACAGCTTCGGCTCCCGGAACGACCCCGAGTGTTATGGGCAGATGCTATCTGCATCAATCAAAACGACCTAATTGAGAAAGCAGGCCAGGTGGGGATGATGTTCAGCATCTATCTCAAGGC CCTGCTCAAGACCTACGGCAGGGAGGGTATAGGTGGCATTCGTGGAGAGGTCGAGGGCCCAAGAGCACGCAGAGCAGCCACCAAGCTCATCGAGACCAAGCCATGGTTCCAGCGGACTTGGACCCGACAAGAGGTACATGCGGCTCACAAAGTCCACGTGGCCTGTGGAAGCCAGGAATGTTCTTTCGAAGACTTTCAGTTTGTTATGGATCGCCTCCTCCCAGACATGGATGAGATTCGGGATACGTTCAGACCCCATCGTGACCCTCGGGAACGAGCCTTGAGCGCGAGGAGAGCATACGTCTTCTTCAAACAGCATTGCGAGAACGACATGTACACTGAGGAAGGCGGATTTCATCAAGCCTGGTTCAGGATGATTATGCGAAGCAGTCTATATGAAGCGACTTTACCACAGGACAAGGTCTTTGCTGTCCTGGGAATCATTGGGGAGATGACCAAGGAGGCCTACGACGTTACAGAAGGGTTCCCAGAGATTGATTACTCAAAATCGGTTTCGACAGTATTCGAAAGCTTCCAGAAGCACACAATCAACATCAGCCAGACTCTTGCCAGTCTCCAGATCTTCTACGACAGAGACGCCGTCGGACAGGACTTGCCATCCTGGGCTATCGATCTGCGCTAA